A genomic region of Thermogemmata fonticola contains the following coding sequences:
- the cls gene encoding cardiolipin synthase has translation MTAMQFIERFWQDIAAWALLIDIIVTGLTLVWVLHLKRETMSAIAWSLTVILVPFLGAFLFFLFGYQWVARPLRRKQQRRRLFRQICAWSSEASVPVPRRWQMLARLAEHAEGFPVTAGNAVEFYHEGKPLYAALLEAIGAARHHVHIEFFIFRSDACGEQFIEALSAAARRGVIVRFLYDSIGAHDLSRRLLRHVRRAGGRHAPFLPVLNPLYRLRVNLRNHRKIVVVDGRVAFTGGFNIGQEYLGLDRRYGFWRDTHMRLEGPVVAGLQRLFLEDWHFATGEAVKGEEYYPKWSEPQGEVLAQVVASGPDGEYKAIRETYFAAIVQARRRVWLASPYFVPDSGLRDALCLAARSGVDVRFLTLFRPDKWLPFLAARFYWSDLLDAGGKIYQYIPGMLHSKYLLVDGQWASVGTANFDNRSLFLNFEVNCQFFDTAVTQKLEEQFLSDLAQAVRVDREVFAQRPWMSRIFENGARLFSPVL, from the coding sequence ATGACGGCGATGCAATTCATCGAGCGATTCTGGCAGGACATAGCCGCCTGGGCGCTGCTCATCGACATCATCGTCACTGGCTTGACTTTGGTGTGGGTGCTGCATTTGAAGCGGGAGACGATGTCGGCGATCGCCTGGAGCCTGACGGTGATTTTGGTGCCGTTTCTGGGGGCGTTTTTATTTTTCCTGTTTGGCTATCAGTGGGTGGCGCGGCCTTTACGGCGGAAGCAACAGCGGCGGCGATTATTCCGGCAGATTTGCGCCTGGTCGTCGGAGGCGAGCGTACCCGTGCCGCGGCGGTGGCAGATGCTGGCCCGGCTGGCGGAACATGCGGAAGGCTTTCCGGTGACGGCGGGGAACGCGGTGGAGTTTTACCACGAGGGGAAGCCGCTGTATGCGGCGCTTTTGGAGGCCATCGGAGCGGCCCGGCATCACGTGCATATCGAGTTTTTCATCTTCCGGTCCGACGCTTGCGGGGAACAGTTCATCGAAGCGTTGAGCGCGGCAGCGCGGCGGGGGGTGATCGTCCGCTTCCTGTACGATTCGATTGGGGCGCATGATCTGTCCCGGCGGCTGTTGCGGCACGTGCGCCGAGCAGGCGGCCGGCATGCCCCCTTCCTCCCCGTGCTCAATCCGCTCTACCGCCTGCGGGTGAATCTCCGCAATCACCGCAAGATCGTCGTGGTGGATGGCCGCGTGGCGTTTACCGGCGGGTTCAACATCGGGCAGGAGTATTTGGGTCTGGACCGGCGTTACGGGTTTTGGCGCGACACGCACATGCGCCTGGAAGGGCCGGTGGTGGCGGGTTTGCAGCGGCTGTTTTTGGAAGACTGGCATTTCGCAACGGGCGAGGCGGTGAAAGGCGAGGAGTATTATCCGAAGTGGTCCGAGCCGCAGGGCGAAGTATTGGCCCAGGTGGTGGCATCCGGTCCGGACGGGGAATACAAGGCGATCCGGGAGACGTATTTTGCGGCGATCGTGCAGGCCCGGCGGCGGGTGTGGCTGGCCAGTCCCTACTTCGTCCCGGATAGCGGCCTGCGCGATGCCCTGTGCCTGGCGGCCCGCAGCGGCGTCGACGTGCGCTTCCTCACCCTCTTCCGCCCGGACAAATGGCTCCCCTTTCTCGCCGCCCGCTTCTACTGGAGCGACCTGCTCGACGCCGGCGGCAAAATCTACCAGTACATTCCCGGCATGCTCCACTCCAAATATCTGCTGGTGGATGGACAATGGGCTTCGGTGGGGACGGCCAACTTCGACAACCGCAGCCTCTTTCTCAACTTCGAGGTCAACTGCCAGTTCTTTGACACCGCCGTGACGCAGAAGCTGGAGGAGCAGTTTCTCTCCGATTTAGCCCAGGCGGTACGGGTGGACCGGGAGGTGTTTGCCCAAAGGCCGTGGATGAGCCGCATCTTCGAGAATGGCGCCCGGCTCTTTTCTCCGGTGCTATGA
- a CDS encoding zinc-dependent alcohol dehydrogenase family protein → MKRLVFEQPGEPRQVLRLQEDVPVPPLQRGEVLIRMLAAPINPSDLMYISGRYGLQPTLPAVPGFEGVGVVESHGGGWLARLRGGRRVAVLGPRLGTWAEYTIASARQVFPVPDAWTDEQAATFFVNPATALAMVRYVLQVPPGEWLLQSAAASEVGKMIIRLAQLYRFRTLNVVRRPEQIEELRRLGADAVLLASGEPLPQQVARLAPQGVRYAVDCVGGELGSQLLAALAPQARCLIYGSLAEAPLQVDPRFLISTGLHIQGFWLARWLRQQNVLRLLRFFRSVRQLIQRGILQSAIAAVYPLEQFRDALDHAQRPGKGGKILLRITSR, encoded by the coding sequence GTGAAACGATTGGTCTTTGAACAACCCGGCGAACCGCGCCAGGTCCTCCGCTTGCAGGAGGATGTCCCCGTGCCCCCCTTGCAGCGCGGGGAAGTGCTCATCCGGATGCTCGCCGCCCCGATCAACCCCTCCGACCTGATGTACATTTCCGGGCGCTACGGCCTGCAACCGACTCTCCCCGCCGTGCCGGGCTTTGAAGGCGTCGGCGTGGTCGAATCCCACGGCGGCGGCTGGCTGGCCCGCCTCCGCGGCGGACGCCGCGTCGCTGTCCTTGGACCGCGCCTCGGCACCTGGGCCGAGTACACCATCGCCTCCGCTCGCCAGGTCTTCCCCGTTCCCGATGCCTGGACCGACGAGCAAGCCGCCACCTTCTTCGTCAATCCCGCCACCGCCCTGGCGATGGTCCGCTATGTCCTCCAGGTGCCGCCGGGAGAATGGCTCCTCCAATCCGCTGCTGCCAGCGAAGTCGGCAAAATGATCATCCGCCTCGCACAGCTCTATCGTTTCCGAACCCTCAACGTCGTCCGCCGCCCGGAACAGATCGAGGAATTGCGCCGCCTCGGCGCCGATGCCGTCCTCCTTGCTTCCGGCGAACCGCTCCCTCAGCAGGTGGCGCGCCTGGCTCCCCAAGGCGTCCGCTATGCCGTCGATTGCGTCGGCGGGGAACTCGGCTCCCAACTCCTCGCCGCCCTCGCCCCCCAAGCCCGCTGCCTCATCTACGGCTCCCTCGCCGAGGCCCCTCTTCAGGTGGACCCCCGCTTCCTCATCAGCACCGGCCTGCACATCCAGGGCTTTTGGCTCGCCCGCTGGCTCCGCCAACAAAACGTCCTCCGCCTCCTCCGCTTCTTCCGCTCCGTCCGCCAGCTCATCCAGCGCGGCATCCTCCAGTCCGCCATCGCCGCCGTCTATCCCCTCGAACAGTTCCGCGACGCCCTCGATCACGCCCAACGCCCCGGCAAAGGCGGCAAAATCCTCCTCCGCATCACCTCACGCTGA
- a CDS encoding tetratricopeptide repeat protein, which produces MNARSDNAQQQGSEQRSEASLPAGGSEASVAEAGPSSGLGSSSVLAPPVEAAPSSPSRAVHSGRSSRRRWLRWGILGLLLVLSGPQVGAAWRYFQARRELAAWRPGQARQALQFCLKLWPWSRWSATHLLYAQAQRQLEDYDTARQHLHFAQRLRGGADEQTALQWALLEASAGNVLETEEYLQKQADRWPELRPLIWEALAVGYFRVSRLPDAMSVLNHWLKREPDQVRALELRGQTYIAGQGVSRGVEDYKRVLELAPERELTRWKLAEALIALSAYQEAAGHLEILRQKWHDDPTLLAHLARCYNMLGRQDEAEHLLQIALRQDPQHPLCLRTAAQIALSQPQGPDLPRAIAALREVVRQRPTDYLAQQLLFQALQHSGDTEAARQQLAVVESLRERQARLSELQTRRLPEQPLNPALHYEMAVLLLQNGQEAAAENWLKSALSLDPHFRPAHATLARLYEQRGEEGRAAFHRAFLQSPAP; this is translated from the coding sequence ATGAATGCACGATCAGACAACGCTCAACAGCAGGGTTCGGAACAGCGTTCGGAAGCCTCCCTTCCGGCCGGAGGGTCCGAAGCCTCGGTTGCGGAGGCCGGCCCGTCTTCCGGGTTGGGTTCCTCCTCCGTGTTGGCTCCGCCGGTGGAAGCCGCTCCCAGCTCGCCGAGTCGAGCGGTGCATTCTGGCCGGTCGAGCCGGCGCCGTTGGCTGCGCTGGGGCATTTTGGGGCTTTTGCTGGTCCTGAGCGGCCCTCAGGTAGGGGCTGCTTGGCGTTACTTTCAGGCCCGCCGGGAACTGGCTGCCTGGCGCCCGGGACAAGCGCGGCAAGCCTTGCAATTCTGTCTGAAGCTGTGGCCCTGGTCTCGCTGGAGCGCCACCCATCTGCTCTACGCTCAGGCCCAGCGGCAGCTCGAAGATTACGACACCGCCCGGCAGCATCTGCATTTCGCCCAGCGCTTGCGCGGCGGCGCGGATGAACAAACCGCTTTGCAGTGGGCTTTGCTCGAAGCCAGCGCCGGCAACGTCCTGGAAACGGAAGAGTATCTGCAAAAGCAGGCCGACCGCTGGCCGGAACTCCGCCCGCTCATCTGGGAAGCCCTGGCCGTGGGATACTTCCGCGTCTCCCGCCTGCCGGATGCCATGAGCGTGCTCAATCACTGGCTCAAACGGGAACCGGATCAGGTGCGGGCCTTGGAACTGCGGGGCCAGACTTACATCGCCGGCCAGGGTGTCAGCCGGGGGGTGGAAGATTACAAGCGGGTGCTGGAATTGGCCCCGGAGCGGGAACTCACGCGCTGGAAACTGGCCGAAGCGCTCATCGCCCTGAGCGCCTATCAGGAAGCGGCAGGCCACCTGGAAATCCTGCGGCAGAAATGGCACGATGACCCCACGCTCCTGGCTCACCTGGCCCGCTGCTACAACATGCTCGGCCGGCAGGACGAGGCGGAACACCTCCTCCAAATCGCCTTGCGGCAGGACCCGCAGCATCCGCTCTGCCTACGGACGGCAGCGCAGATCGCCTTGAGCCAGCCCCAAGGACCGGACCTGCCCCGCGCCATCGCCGCCTTGCGAGAAGTGGTCCGTCAGCGCCCCACGGATTATCTGGCCCAGCAGTTGCTGTTCCAGGCCCTTCAGCACTCCGGAGACACCGAGGCGGCCCGCCAGCAGTTGGCCGTGGTGGAATCCCTGCGCGAACGCCAGGCCCGCCTCAGCGAATTGCAAACCCGCCGCTTGCCGGAACAGCCTCTCAACCCCGCCTTGCACTACGAAATGGCCGTCCTGCTCCTCCAGAATGGCCAGGAAGCCGCCGCGGAAAACTGGCTCAAATCGGCGCTCAGTCTAGACCCGCACTTCCGCCCGGCCCACGCCACTTTGGCCCGCTTGTATGAGCAGCGTGGCGAAGAGGGACGCGCCGCCTTCCACCGCGCCTTCCTGCAATCCCCCGCGCCGTGA
- a CDS encoding M42 family metallopeptidase — MEPQAEEFFHRLLHTPSPSGFEQPIQQVVREYAQGFADEVRTDVHGNVYAIRRAQGRSAGSVRVMLAGHCDQIGLMVQHIDTEGFLYVQPIGGWDMQILLGQCLTVWTRQGPISGVVARRAVHLLKPEEKNKVPDFPDIWLDIGARNRAEAEEWVRIGDPVTFALGWRPLRNDLLAGPGMDDKVGLWVCLEALRLLRDRPLHVDLYAVSTVAEEIGLRGATTAAYTVQPTVGIAVDVCHATDTPGNDRKTQGEIRCGGGPVVFRGPNINPRVFDRLEAAASRLELAIQVRGVPRATGTDANAIQISRHGVACGLIGIPNRYMHSPVEVVHRQDLVQAAQLLAEFCASLTPDLDWTP; from the coding sequence ATGGAGCCGCAGGCGGAAGAGTTCTTCCACCGGTTATTGCACACACCAAGTCCATCCGGTTTCGAGCAGCCGATCCAGCAAGTGGTGCGCGAGTATGCCCAGGGTTTCGCCGATGAAGTGCGGACGGATGTGCACGGCAACGTCTATGCCATCCGGCGGGCGCAGGGGCGGTCGGCAGGGTCCGTGCGTGTGATGCTCGCCGGCCACTGTGACCAGATCGGCCTGATGGTGCAGCATATCGACACGGAAGGTTTCCTCTACGTGCAGCCGATCGGCGGCTGGGACATGCAAATCCTTTTGGGGCAGTGCCTGACGGTCTGGACGCGGCAGGGACCGATCAGCGGCGTGGTCGCCCGGCGGGCCGTCCATCTGCTCAAACCGGAGGAGAAAAACAAAGTCCCGGACTTTCCCGACATCTGGCTGGACATCGGGGCGCGCAATCGGGCCGAGGCCGAGGAATGGGTCCGCATTGGCGATCCGGTGACGTTCGCCTTGGGCTGGCGGCCGCTGCGCAATGATCTGCTCGCCGGGCCGGGAATGGATGACAAAGTCGGCCTATGGGTCTGCCTGGAAGCCTTGCGGCTCCTGCGCGACCGACCTTTACACGTGGACCTCTACGCCGTCTCGACCGTGGCGGAAGAGATCGGCTTGCGCGGGGCGACCACCGCCGCCTACACCGTGCAACCCACCGTGGGGATCGCTGTCGATGTCTGCCATGCCACGGATACACCCGGCAACGATCGCAAAACCCAAGGGGAAATCCGCTGCGGCGGGGGACCCGTTGTCTTCCGCGGCCCGAACATCAACCCGCGGGTGTTCGACCGCTTGGAAGCGGCAGCTAGCCGCCTGGAGTTGGCCATTCAAGTCCGGGGCGTTCCCCGCGCCACGGGCACCGATGCCAACGCCATCCAGATCAGCCGTCACGGAGTCGCTTGCGGTCTCATCGGTATCCCCAACCGCTATATGCACAGCCCGGTGGAAGTGGTGCACCGGCAGGACCTGGTACAAGCAGCCCAACTCCTCGCCGAGTTCTGCGCCTCTCTCACCCCCGACCTGGACTGGACGCCGTGA
- a CDS encoding FG-GAP repeat domain-containing protein gives MRCPHLVWSWWIVPGLVVLLAGCQGSQEPTAPTPPGGDGGSASSPPPPADLEQRIQHFCGAACHAYPPPDTFPREHWRMEVERAYGFFERSGMAMTPPRMADVIRYYQERAPEHFPPLKAQYAREPLPIRLERGKVPPPVGSGRAMISHVQAVRLPRGLSTPEQRAAAPLELLACDMQGGRILLYRPAASPPQWQLLGSVRNPARATVVDLDGDGILDLVVADLGSFPPTDQRCGRVVWLRGQADGTFQPHTLLENVGRVADVRAAPFRRPDRLDLVVAVFGLHEVGEVLLLENHTSDWHRPHFVPRQLDGRTGAIHVPVADLNEDGRPDFVAVFAQEHETIVAFLNDGQGQFRKQTLYSAPHPGWGSSGIELVDLNGDGRLDILSTNGDILDEPYLWKPYHGLGWLENLGGLRFRYHRIADMYGIHHAVAGPICGGPLPDILAVSFLPADKFRDRHQMQADAVVLFRQTAPGQFDRHVLLRGDCDAVSCCLADLSGQGRLDLIVGNYSHPQDQQPLWIWHNAGPGK, from the coding sequence ATGCGCTGTCCTCATCTCGTCTGGAGCTGGTGGATTGTGCCGGGTCTTGTGGTACTGCTCGCGGGGTGTCAGGGTTCCCAGGAACCGACGGCCCCCACCCCTCCTGGTGGCGACGGAGGGTCTGCATCGTCTCCACCGCCGCCGGCGGATTTGGAGCAGCGCATTCAGCATTTTTGCGGCGCCGCCTGCCATGCCTATCCGCCGCCGGATACTTTCCCGCGGGAACACTGGCGTATGGAGGTGGAGCGGGCCTATGGCTTTTTCGAGCGTTCCGGGATGGCCATGACGCCGCCGCGGATGGCTGATGTGATCCGGTACTATCAGGAACGGGCGCCGGAACACTTCCCGCCGCTCAAGGCCCAGTATGCCCGCGAGCCGTTGCCAATCCGGCTGGAACGTGGGAAAGTACCGCCGCCGGTGGGATCAGGCCGGGCAATGATCTCGCACGTCCAGGCGGTACGGCTGCCTCGTGGATTATCTACGCCGGAGCAACGGGCCGCCGCCCCTCTAGAGTTGCTCGCGTGTGACATGCAAGGGGGACGGATTCTGCTCTATCGCCCCGCCGCTTCGCCCCCGCAGTGGCAACTGCTAGGCAGTGTACGCAATCCGGCGCGGGCCACGGTCGTCGATTTGGACGGCGACGGTATTCTCGATCTCGTGGTGGCGGACCTGGGCAGCTTTCCGCCGACGGATCAGCGCTGCGGCCGGGTCGTCTGGCTCCGCGGACAAGCCGATGGCACCTTCCAACCTCATACGCTCCTGGAAAACGTCGGGCGCGTGGCGGACGTCCGAGCCGCTCCCTTCCGCCGTCCGGATCGCCTCGATTTGGTCGTGGCCGTCTTCGGCTTGCATGAAGTTGGCGAAGTGCTCCTCCTGGAAAACCACACGAGCGATTGGCACCGGCCCCACTTCGTCCCCCGCCAGCTCGACGGCCGCACCGGCGCCATCCACGTCCCCGTGGCGGACCTGAACGAGGACGGGCGCCCCGACTTCGTCGCCGTTTTCGCCCAGGAACATGAAACCATCGTCGCCTTCCTCAACGACGGCCAAGGCCAGTTCCGCAAGCAAACCCTCTACTCCGCCCCTCATCCCGGCTGGGGCAGCAGCGGCATCGAGCTGGTCGATCTCAACGGCGACGGACGCCTGGACATCCTTTCCACCAACGGCGACATTCTCGATGAACCGTATCTGTGGAAGCCGTACCACGGCTTAGGCTGGCTGGAAAACCTCGGCGGCCTCCGCTTTCGCTACCATCGCATCGCCGACATGTACGGCATCCATCACGCTGTAGCCGGACCGATCTGCGGCGGCCCCCTGCCCGACATCCTCGCCGTCAGCTTCCTCCCGGCCGACAAGTTCCGCGATCGCCACCAGATGCAGGCGGATGCCGTCGTGCTCTTCCGCCAGACCGCACCAGGCCAGTTTGACCGACACGTGCTGCTCCGGGGGGATTGCGATGCCGTCAGTTGCTGCCTCGCCGATCTGAGCGGCCAGGGCCGCCTCGACCTCATCGTCGGCAATTACAGCCATCCCCAGGATCAACAGCCCCTGTGGATTTGGCACAATGCCGGTCCGGGCAAGTGA
- a CDS encoding homoserine dehydrogenase, whose protein sequence is MSDALGIAVVGCGTVGGGVVEALLRHRDRLAQRAGRPLQLRHIVVRDRHKPREPFVPRELLTDSLAPVLQDAAVQVVVELIGGTTAAREVVLSSLAAGKHVVTANKALLAEAGPDIFEAARRAERTVCFEAAVAGGVPIIRALGESLAANQITAIQGILNGTSNYILTAMAERGLPYAQALEEAQAHGYAEADPSLDVDGSDAAHKLAILAQIAFGVIARPQDITRQGIDQLHPMDIRFAQELGYTIKLLAEAWTRSDPQHPDGPRGVALHVAPVLLRHTDLLAQVRGAYNAIAVYGDIVGETLYQGPGAGRGPTTSSVLADLIDLAVGRAQRTFAAARLWSRADRGFVLDPPEQVQSRFYLRLLVADKPGVLADIARILAQHTISISSVVQHEAPEGDGEPVPLVIVTHYATTGHFLAAVEQINRLPTVATPAVYYSMGD, encoded by the coding sequence ATGAGCGACGCCTTGGGAATTGCCGTGGTGGGATGCGGGACGGTGGGCGGCGGGGTGGTGGAAGCTCTGCTGCGGCACCGGGATCGCCTGGCGCAACGCGCGGGCCGGCCCTTGCAATTGCGCCACATCGTCGTGCGCGACCGGCACAAGCCCCGCGAGCCGTTCGTTCCCCGCGAGTTGCTCACGGATAGCCTCGCCCCGGTGCTCCAGGATGCGGCGGTGCAGGTGGTGGTGGAACTGATCGGCGGGACGACAGCGGCGCGCGAAGTGGTGCTCTCCTCACTAGCGGCCGGCAAACATGTGGTGACAGCCAACAAAGCCCTGCTGGCGGAGGCGGGGCCGGACATTTTTGAAGCCGCCCGGCGCGCCGAGCGGACCGTCTGCTTCGAGGCGGCGGTCGCCGGGGGAGTCCCGATCATCCGCGCCCTGGGCGAAAGCCTGGCCGCCAATCAGATCACCGCCATCCAGGGCATCCTCAACGGAACGAGCAATTATATTCTCACGGCGATGGCGGAGCGCGGCTTGCCCTACGCTCAGGCCCTGGAGGAAGCCCAAGCGCACGGCTACGCCGAGGCCGACCCCAGCCTCGATGTCGACGGCTCCGACGCCGCCCACAAATTGGCCATCTTGGCCCAGATTGCCTTCGGTGTCATCGCCCGGCCTCAGGACATCACCCGTCAGGGAATCGATCAGCTCCACCCGATGGACATCCGCTTCGCCCAGGAACTTGGTTACACGATCAAACTGCTGGCCGAAGCCTGGACCCGCAGCGACCCCCAGCATCCGGACGGGCCGCGAGGCGTGGCCTTGCATGTCGCCCCGGTCCTGTTGCGGCATACCGATCTTTTGGCCCAGGTTCGTGGGGCTTACAACGCCATTGCCGTCTATGGCGATATTGTGGGCGAGACGCTCTATCAAGGCCCCGGCGCCGGCCGCGGTCCGACGACCAGCTCCGTGCTGGCCGACCTCATCGACCTGGCGGTGGGCCGTGCCCAACGTACCTTCGCCGCCGCCCGACTTTGGTCCCGCGCTGATCGCGGCTTCGTCCTCGACCCGCCGGAACAGGTCCAGAGCCGCTTCTACCTCCGCCTGCTCGTCGCCGACAAACCCGGCGTCCTCGCCGACATCGCCCGCATCCTCGCCCAGCACACCATCAGCATCTCCAGCGTGGTCCAGCACGAAGCCCCGGAAGGCGATGGCGAACCGGTCCCCTTGGTCATTGTCACCCATTACGCCACGACCGGCCATTTCCTCGCCGCCGTCGAGCAGATCAATCGCCTGCCCACCGTCGCCACCCCCGCCGTCTATTACAGCATGGGGGACTGA
- a CDS encoding AAA family ATPase, with protein sequence MNRPAPPNWTDQPPPAVALQEDEEQWSYEELQEQAEDLRQRLHLFRQSLGRFFVQKQEIIDLMCVAAIAQEPLLLVGPPGTAKSDLVIKFKEALGVPDGEYFEYMLTRFTEPSEILGAIDIQELREGRYVRRKEGKLPTARIAFLDEIFKSNSAILNILLTILNERKFYQEGRPEPVPLRILFAATNEIPEHGELAALRDRFVLKVESRSVHSEAERFVELIDQGLRNEAWRMLNQKPWCQGHATLADFLKAHRYFMYLFSESRQDFPSGELINDRTQYFPEDVLREFYRLIRTISKEDGIFVSDRKVVKLYKLLRVRAWLFHGGVVCREDLQLLQYLGETLQEMKLLRDKIPQYLGLH encoded by the coding sequence ATGAACCGACCTGCCCCGCCGAATTGGACCGACCAGCCGCCCCCAGCCGTTGCCCTCCAAGAGGACGAGGAGCAGTGGAGCTACGAGGAGTTGCAGGAGCAAGCGGAAGACCTCCGCCAGCGGCTCCATCTTTTCCGCCAGTCCCTGGGTCGTTTTTTCGTCCAAAAACAGGAGATCATCGATCTGATGTGCGTGGCGGCGATCGCCCAGGAACCGCTGCTCTTGGTCGGCCCGCCCGGCACCGCCAAGTCCGACCTGGTCATCAAATTCAAGGAAGCGCTGGGTGTCCCCGACGGGGAGTACTTCGAGTACATGCTGACGCGCTTTACGGAACCGAGCGAAATCCTCGGGGCCATCGACATCCAGGAGCTGCGCGAAGGGCGCTATGTCCGCCGCAAAGAGGGGAAGCTGCCGACGGCGCGCATCGCCTTCCTCGACGAGATTTTCAAGTCAAACTCCGCCATTTTGAACATCTTGCTCACCATTCTCAACGAACGGAAGTTTTACCAGGAAGGCCGGCCGGAACCGGTTCCGCTGCGGATTCTCTTCGCCGCCACCAACGAGATCCCGGAGCATGGGGAGCTGGCCGCCCTGCGCGACCGCTTCGTCCTGAAGGTGGAAAGCCGCTCCGTCCATAGCGAGGCGGAGAGGTTCGTGGAGCTGATCGACCAGGGTCTGCGCAACGAAGCCTGGAGGATGCTCAATCAAAAGCCCTGGTGCCAAGGGCATGCCACCTTGGCGGATTTCCTCAAGGCCCACCGCTACTTCATGTACCTCTTCAGCGAGTCCCGCCAGGACTTCCCCAGCGGCGAACTCATCAACGACCGCACCCAGTATTTTCCGGAAGATGTGCTGCGAGAGTTCTACCGCCTGATCCGCACGATCAGCAAGGAGGACGGCATCTTCGTCAGCGACCGCAAGGTGGTCAAGCTCTACAAGCTCCTGCGCGTCCGCGCCTGGCTCTTTCATGGCGGCGTGGTCTGCCGGGAGGACCTGCAACTGCTCCAGTATCTGGGAGAAACCCTGCAAGAGATGAAGTTGCTCCGCGACAAGATACCGCAATATCTCGGCCTCCACTGA
- the larB gene encoding nickel pincer cofactor biosynthesis protein LarB, whose translation MLAEGELRSLLEAVRQGSLSVEAAMQRLSQPAVAELGYATLDLQRAQRCGFPEVVFAEGKTKEWIEGAVRRLREAGQDCFVTRVNEEQARHLAACFPEAEQDRLARTFWWPAAGERPAPQGRVCVVTAGTSDLPVAQEALVTARVMGAAVEMIVDVGVAGVHRILRQRDRLAQADAVVVVAGMDGALPSVVGGLVSCPVIACPTSVGYGASFGGLAALLTMLNSCAAGVAVVNIDAGFKAGDIAARIARRAAGAAPVPAPRSTPTDPACSSP comes from the coding sequence ATGCTTGCGGAAGGTGAGCTGCGGAGTTTGCTGGAAGCGGTGCGTCAAGGATCGCTGAGCGTGGAGGCGGCGATGCAGCGTTTGAGCCAGCCGGCAGTGGCGGAGCTGGGATACGCCACGTTGGACTTGCAGCGGGCGCAGCGCTGCGGCTTCCCGGAGGTGGTGTTCGCGGAAGGAAAAACCAAGGAATGGATCGAAGGGGCCGTTCGGCGCCTGCGGGAGGCGGGACAGGACTGCTTCGTGACACGGGTCAATGAGGAACAAGCCCGGCATCTGGCGGCCTGCTTTCCGGAGGCGGAGCAGGATCGTCTGGCGCGGACCTTCTGGTGGCCGGCTGCCGGGGAACGGCCCGCACCGCAGGGGCGCGTCTGCGTGGTCACTGCCGGGACGAGCGATTTGCCCGTGGCTCAGGAAGCGCTGGTCACCGCGCGGGTCATGGGAGCGGCGGTGGAGATGATCGTGGATGTGGGGGTAGCCGGAGTGCACCGGATTCTGCGGCAGCGGGACCGGCTGGCTCAGGCCGATGCCGTGGTCGTGGTCGCCGGAATGGATGGCGCTCTGCCCAGCGTTGTCGGCGGTTTGGTCTCCTGCCCGGTGATTGCCTGCCCGACCAGTGTCGGCTATGGGGCCTCCTTCGGGGGGCTGGCGGCGCTTCTGACCATGCTCAACAGTTGTGCCGCCGGCGTAGCCGTTGTCAACATCGACGCGGGTTTCAAAGCCGGGGACATTGCCGCGCGCATCGCACGCCGGGCCGCTGGAGCTGCTCCGGTTCCCGCCCCCCGTTCTACCCCTACCGATCCGGCATGCTCCTCCCCCTAA
- a CDS encoding putative metallopeptidase: protein MGALRPQERSALELHWGGSQPLPRRWVAVPGTCSTPAARRSRPDSARAGSAWDFSAAMTRLCADIVARCPELSHIRMDQVLVTFTPSRSRSRYGLQARVTPLRFRHGALTRRQGTCEYQVQRFFVEGREILYLITFCLPRFLDQTFAEKLTTVFHELYHINPAFNGDLRRHAGRYCLHTHSKASYDAHMHRLAQEYLRGHRQPQVYEFLRYDARKLAERHGGIVAAIVPRPKILPIGWTTLRTAARNRRLLTPDHAPPADAEARLSPEIDAAS from the coding sequence ATGGGAGCGCTGCGGCCACAGGAGCGATCGGCGTTGGAGCTGCATTGGGGGGGAAGCCAGCCGCTGCCCCGGCGGTGGGTGGCCGTACCGGGCACTTGCTCGACACCCGCCGCCCGGCGGTCCCGCCCTGACAGCGCCCGCGCCGGTTCAGCCTGGGACTTTTCCGCAGCAATGACCCGCTTGTGCGCCGACATCGTCGCCCGCTGTCCGGAGCTGTCCCATATACGCATGGACCAGGTGCTGGTCACCTTCACTCCCAGCCGCAGCCGCAGCCGCTATGGCCTGCAAGCCCGTGTCACACCCTTGCGCTTCCGCCACGGGGCGCTCACCCGCCGCCAGGGTACCTGCGAATACCAGGTCCAGCGCTTCTTCGTCGAGGGCCGGGAAATCCTCTACCTGATTACCTTCTGCCTGCCCCGCTTTCTGGATCAGACGTTCGCCGAAAAGCTCACAACTGTCTTTCACGAGCTGTATCACATCAACCCGGCCTTCAATGGGGACCTGCGCCGCCATGCCGGGCGCTACTGCCTGCATACCCACTCCAAGGCTTCCTATGATGCCCACATGCACCGCCTGGCCCAGGAATATCTGCGCGGGCATCGGCAGCCCCAGGTGTACGAGTTTCTGCGCTACGACGCCCGGAAGTTGGCGGAACGGCACGGCGGAATTGTAGCGGCCATCGTCCCCCGGCCCAAAATCCTACCCATCGGCTGGACCACGTTGCGCACCGCCGCCCGCAACCGTCGACTGCTCACCCCGGATCACGCCCCTCCCGCCGATGCGGAGGCTCGCCTCTCGCCAGAGATCGACGCCGCTTCCTGA